A region from the Streptomyces lydicus genome encodes:
- a CDS encoding alpha-ketoacid dehydrogenase subunit beta, whose product MTTTAAPATARKPATMAQALTRALRDAMADDPSVHVMGEDVGTLGGVFRVTDGLAKEFGEDRCTDTALAEAGILGTAVGMAMYGLRPVVEMQFDAFAYPAFEQLISHVARMRNRTRGALTMPLTIRIPYGGGIGGVEHHSDSSEAYYLATPGLQVVTPATVEDAYGLLRAAIASDDPVVFLEPKRLYWSKADWSPDAPTEVAPLGRAAVRRRGSSATLITYGPSLPVCMEAADAAGAEGWDLEVVDLRSLMPFDDETVCASVRRTGRAVVVHESNGFGGPGGEIAARITERCFHHLEAPVLRVAGFDIPYPPPMLERHHLPGVDRILDTVARLQWESDWTEGRGE is encoded by the coding sequence ATGACGACCACCGCCGCACCGGCAACCGCGCGCAAGCCCGCCACCATGGCGCAGGCACTGACCCGCGCGCTGCGCGACGCCATGGCCGACGACCCGTCCGTCCATGTCATGGGCGAGGACGTCGGCACCCTCGGCGGCGTGTTCCGGGTCACCGACGGTCTCGCCAAGGAGTTCGGCGAGGACCGCTGCACCGACACCGCGCTCGCCGAGGCCGGCATCCTGGGCACGGCCGTCGGCATGGCGATGTACGGGCTGCGACCGGTCGTCGAGATGCAGTTCGACGCCTTCGCCTACCCCGCGTTCGAGCAGCTGATCAGCCATGTCGCCCGGATGCGCAACCGCACCCGGGGCGCGCTGACGATGCCGCTGACCATCCGCATCCCGTACGGCGGCGGTATCGGCGGGGTCGAGCACCACAGCGACTCCTCCGAGGCGTACTACCTCGCCACCCCCGGGCTCCAGGTCGTCACCCCGGCGACCGTCGAGGACGCCTACGGGCTGCTGCGCGCCGCCATCGCTTCCGACGACCCGGTCGTCTTCCTGGAGCCCAAGCGCCTGTACTGGTCCAAGGCCGACTGGTCGCCCGATGCGCCGACCGAGGTCGCGCCGCTGGGCCGCGCCGCGGTCCGGCGCCGCGGCAGCAGCGCCACGCTGATCACCTACGGCCCCTCGCTGCCGGTCTGCATGGAGGCCGCCGATGCCGCCGGTGCCGAGGGCTGGGATCTGGAAGTGGTGGATCTGCGCTCGCTGATGCCGTTCGACGACGAAACGGTCTGCGCCTCGGTACGGCGGACCGGACGGGCCGTGGTCGTCCATGAGTCCAACGGGTTCGGCGGTCCCGGAGGGGAGATCGCCGCACGGATCACCGAGCGCTGCTTCCACCACCTGGAGGCGCCGGTCCTGCGCGTCGCCGGGTTCGACATCCCCTATCCGCCACCCATGCTGGAGCGGCACCATCTGCCCGGCGTGGACCGGATCCTGGACACCGTCGCCCGCCTCCAGTGGGAGTCGGACTGGACCGAGGGACGTGGTGAGTGA
- a CDS encoding dihydrolipoamide acetyltransferase family protein — protein MAVVREFTLPDLGEGLTEATIVHWMVEVGEVVAIDQPVVEVETAKAMVEVPCPYGGVVTALFGAAGEEVPVGAPLVTVAVGAVPDDLAGAVPGERPGAGAGVAGGAPDAGVSALPSAGAAAPDAEGTADAGSGNVLVGYGTSAAAARRRRIRPGGGAGSMAGVPRAPGGVPDGSAGAGAAGRAPGDSGAADAGTAAEGAAGFAGENGPEGAPETAGAAGAAGAVGVTGAAGAAGVAGPGAADAGSRTVAVISPLVRRMARENGLDLRELTGSGRDGLILRTDVECAIRARREREPSAVPGGVAPVGARAANGAAGVVGAGATGLVGAASGAVSVPGATGAGAVAGEERIPLRGMLGAAAEKFSRSRREIPEATCWVDADATELLAARRAMNVAGAPKVSLLALLARITTAALARFPELNATVDTTTQEIVRLPAVHLGFAAQTDRGLVVPVVRDAHARTVEELSAEITRLTETARSGGLSLAELTHGTFTLNNYGVFGVDGSTPIINHPEAAMLGVGRIAAKPWVHDGELAVRQVVQLSLTFDHRVCDGGTAGGFLRHVADCVEQPALLLRGL, from the coding sequence ATGGCCGTGGTCCGCGAATTCACGTTGCCCGACCTGGGGGAAGGCCTCACCGAGGCGACGATCGTGCACTGGATGGTCGAGGTCGGCGAGGTGGTGGCCATCGACCAGCCGGTGGTGGAGGTCGAGACCGCCAAGGCGATGGTGGAGGTGCCGTGCCCGTATGGGGGCGTGGTGACCGCCCTCTTCGGTGCGGCGGGGGAGGAAGTCCCGGTGGGGGCGCCGCTGGTGACGGTCGCGGTGGGGGCCGTGCCCGATGATCTGGCGGGGGCAGTCCCCGGGGAGAGGCCGGGAGCCGGTGCCGGTGTGGCGGGCGGTGCGCCTGATGCGGGGGTTTCGGCGCTGCCTTCCGCCGGTGCCGCCGCTCCGGACGCGGAGGGCACGGCGGATGCCGGCTCCGGGAATGTGCTCGTCGGGTACGGCACGAGTGCGGCGGCGGCGCGGCGCCGCCGGATCCGGCCGGGCGGCGGGGCGGGCTCCATGGCGGGAGTGCCGCGGGCACCCGGAGGAGTGCCGGACGGCTCGGCCGGCGCCGGAGCGGCCGGTCGTGCGCCCGGTGACTCAGGGGCGGCCGATGCCGGGACGGCGGCTGAGGGGGCGGCCGGATTCGCCGGGGAGAACGGTCCGGAAGGGGCGCCTGAGACGGCCGGAGCTGCTGGGGCGGCCGGAGCTGTCGGGGTGACCGGAGCTGCCGGGGCCGCTGGGGTGGCCGGGCCCGGGGCGGCGGATGCCGGCAGTCGTACGGTGGCCGTCATTTCCCCGCTGGTGCGTCGGATGGCGCGGGAAAACGGGCTGGATCTGAGGGAGTTGACGGGGTCCGGGCGGGACGGGCTGATTCTCCGTACGGACGTCGAGTGCGCGATCCGGGCGCGGCGGGAGAGGGAGCCCTCGGCGGTGCCCGGGGGAGTCGCCCCGGTGGGTGCCAGGGCGGCGAACGGTGCCGCAGGAGTCGTCGGCGCCGGTGCGACAGGCCTGGTGGGGGCCGCGTCCGGGGCTGTGTCGGTCCCCGGGGCCACGGGAGCCGGCGCCGTGGCGGGCGAGGAGCGGATCCCGCTGAGGGGGATGCTCGGTGCGGCCGCCGAGAAGTTCAGCCGCAGCCGCCGGGAGATCCCGGAGGCGACCTGCTGGGTGGACGCCGATGCCACCGAACTCCTCGCCGCCCGCAGGGCGATGAATGTGGCGGGCGCGCCCAAGGTGTCACTGCTCGCGCTGCTGGCCCGGATCACCACGGCGGCGCTCGCGCGATTCCCCGAGCTCAACGCCACCGTCGACACGACGACCCAGGAGATCGTCCGGCTGCCCGCCGTCCATCTGGGCTTCGCGGCGCAGACCGACCGCGGTCTGGTCGTGCCGGTCGTACGGGACGCCCATGCCCGTACGGTCGAGGAGCTGTCCGCCGAAATCACCCGGCTCACCGAAACCGCCAGGAGCGGCGGGCTCTCGCTGGCCGAGCTGACTCATGGCACCTTCACCCTCAACAACTACGGGGTCTTCGGCGTCGACGGCTCCACGCCGATCATCAACCACCCCGAAGCGGCGATGCTCGGCGTCGGCCGGATAGCGGCCAAACCCTGGGTGCACGACGGCGAATTGGCCGTCCGCCAGGTCGTCCAGCTCTCCCTCACCTTCGACCACCGGGTGTGCGACGGCGGCACCGCCGGAGGCTTCCTGCGCCATGTGGCCGACTGTGTGGAACAGCCCGCGCTGTTGCTAAGGGGGCTGTGA
- a CDS encoding DUF6457 domain-containing protein, which yields MNAPTAYDTIVLAGGAARRLGGADKPALSVGARPLLDRVLAACPDAAITVVVGPHRPTTRAVIRTLEDPPGGGPLAALDAGLRHTTAPTVLVLSADLPFLTTATVQGLLAAATETPGAAGPGNGAVRPGSGAAGPDSGAPAYGDGAMLQDASGRDQPLVAAYRAASLRRELTRIRAGHGTLAGLPLRALANGLRLERVPDVTATASFDCDTWEDLSAARARIREHGNVLDEWITAVKAELGIELDVDTAALLDLARDAAHGVARPAAPLTTFLIGYAAGHQGRDVKELTERATALANRWAAEAEESAGPAEAGGGTGAETKPAE from the coding sequence GTGAACGCCCCCACCGCCTACGACACCATCGTGCTGGCCGGAGGCGCGGCCCGACGGCTCGGCGGAGCGGACAAGCCCGCCCTGTCCGTGGGCGCCCGCCCCCTCCTGGACCGGGTGCTCGCCGCCTGCCCCGATGCCGCGATCACCGTCGTGGTCGGCCCTCACCGTCCGACTACCCGCGCCGTCATCCGCACTCTGGAGGACCCGCCGGGCGGCGGTCCGCTCGCCGCGCTGGATGCCGGTCTGCGGCACACCACCGCCCCGACGGTGCTCGTGCTCTCCGCCGATCTCCCGTTCCTGACCACCGCGACCGTGCAGGGCCTGTTGGCAGCGGCGACGGAAACGCCCGGTGCCGCCGGGCCCGGCAACGGTGCCGTAAGGCCGGGCAGCGGTGCCGCCGGGCCGGACAGCGGTGCCCCGGCCTACGGCGACGGGGCCATGCTCCAGGACGCCTCGGGACGGGACCAGCCGCTGGTGGCCGCGTACCGGGCCGCGTCGCTGCGCCGTGAGCTGACGCGGATACGGGCCGGGCACGGCACTCTGGCCGGGCTGCCGCTGCGTGCCCTGGCGAACGGGCTGCGGCTCGAACGGGTCCCGGACGTCACGGCCACGGCGTCCTTCGACTGCGACACCTGGGAAGATCTCAGCGCGGCACGCGCCCGCATCAGGGAGCATGGAAACGTGTTGGATGAATGGATCACCGCAGTCAAGGCCGAACTGGGCATCGAGCTCGATGTCGACACCGCGGCGCTTCTCGACCTCGCGCGGGACGCGGCGCACGGTGTGGCCCGGCCGGCCGCACCGCTGACGACCTTCCTGATCGGTTACGCGGCGGGCCATCAGGGCCGGGATGTCAAAGAGCTGACCGAACGGGCCACCGCACTGGCCAACCGCTGGGCGGCGGAGGCCGAGGAGTCCGCCGGTCCGGCGGAGGCCGGCGGCGGCACGGGTGCCGAAACGAAGCCCGCAGAATGA
- a CDS encoding molybdopterin molybdotransferase MoeA produces the protein MTDRGFGKEFDGDFEGDFGWDFGSEPRGTAGRTGGKAADEERGDPFEEALALANATAPLRVRPGAEGGGAGPTAGRVPYATRESAAANSSATGGGNDIPYTPDDPFSLDDPLAAGTSASRVPRSSGPSRASGNGASRSSGPSRSSGPSRSSGPSRAFDLVGRETSEVPEDPEVPEDPADPPPPTGHGSRPTPAAVPWHTARETAERAVAGPPEPATSALGDALGRTLAAPLTALTDLPSFDTSAMDGWAVSGPGPWRLDHPAGTSEADPPPGILAGHAPDRALHDGQAIPIATGARVPSGATAVLRSEHGEVRELGDGGRRLYAPQPAPPGQDIRPRGQECRRGDQLLPIGALVTPAVLGLAAAAGYDELTAYRRPRAEVLVLGDELLDHGLPQEGRIRDALGPMLVPWLHALGIEAAAPRHLADDADTLCAAVAESTADVVITTGGTAAGPLDHVHPTLRRLGAEVLVDGVAVRPGHPMLLARLALHRHLVGLPGNPLAAVSGLVTLAEPLLRTLAARPPAVPYRTPLAAPVHGHPRDTRLVPVAYREDERHGLMAMPLHFHGPAMLRGIAAADALAVVPPGGAERGTELELLELPWSAGASAGWSTGWTASGDG, from the coding sequence ATGACCGACAGGGGCTTCGGCAAGGAGTTCGACGGGGACTTCGAGGGCGATTTCGGCTGGGATTTCGGCAGTGAGCCCCGCGGCACGGCGGGCAGGACAGGGGGCAAGGCGGCGGACGAGGAGCGCGGCGACCCGTTCGAAGAGGCGCTTGCGCTGGCCAACGCCACGGCGCCGCTGCGGGTACGGCCCGGGGCCGAGGGCGGCGGGGCCGGGCCCACGGCCGGCAGGGTGCCGTATGCCACCCGCGAGTCCGCGGCGGCCAACTCCTCCGCCACCGGGGGCGGTAACGACATCCCCTACACGCCGGACGATCCCTTCTCCCTCGACGACCCCCTGGCCGCCGGGACCAGCGCCTCACGCGTCCCACGTTCCTCCGGGCCCTCCCGTGCCTCCGGCAACGGCGCCTCACGCTCTTCCGGGCCCTCCCGTTCCTCTGGCCCCTCCCGCTCTTCTGGCCCCTCCCGCGCCTTTGACCTCGTCGGCCGCGAAACCTCTGAAGTCCCCGAAGATCCTGAAGTCCCCGAAGATCCCGCAGACCCCCCGCCTCCCACCGGCCACGGCTCCCGCCCCACCCCGGCCGCCGTCCCGTGGCACACCGCCCGGGAGACCGCCGAGCGCGCCGTGGCCGGTCCCCCCGAGCCCGCGACCTCGGCACTCGGCGACGCGCTCGGCCGTACGCTCGCCGCGCCCCTCACCGCGCTCACCGATCTGCCGTCGTTCGACACCTCGGCGATGGACGGCTGGGCGGTGTCCGGCCCCGGCCCCTGGCGTCTCGACCACCCCGCCGGCACATCCGAGGCCGACCCCCCTCCCGGCATCCTCGCCGGCCACGCCCCTGACCGGGCGCTCCACGACGGACAGGCGATCCCGATCGCCACCGGTGCGCGCGTGCCGTCCGGTGCCACCGCCGTGCTGCGCAGCGAGCACGGCGAGGTCCGTGAGCTGGGCGACGGCGGCCGGCGGCTGTATGCACCGCAACCCGCGCCGCCCGGTCAGGACATCCGCCCGCGGGGTCAGGAGTGCCGTCGTGGCGATCAACTGCTGCCCATCGGCGCCCTGGTGACCCCTGCCGTGCTCGGTCTGGCCGCCGCGGCCGGTTACGACGAGCTGACCGCGTACCGCCGACCGCGCGCCGAAGTCCTCGTGCTGGGCGATGAGTTGCTGGACCACGGCCTGCCGCAGGAAGGCCGGATCCGGGATGCGCTCGGCCCGATGCTCGTGCCGTGGCTGCATGCCCTGGGCATCGAAGCGGCCGCGCCGCGCCATCTCGCCGATGACGCCGACACCCTGTGCGCAGCCGTTGCGGAGTCCACCGCCGACGTGGTGATCACCACCGGCGGTACCGCGGCGGGCCCCCTCGACCATGTGCACCCCACCCTGCGCCGGCTGGGCGCCGAGGTGCTGGTGGACGGCGTCGCGGTCCGCCCCGGGCACCCCATGCTGCTCGCCCGCCTGGCCCTGCACCGGCATCTCGTCGGCCTGCCCGGCAACCCCCTCGCCGCCGTCTCCGGCCTGGTCACGCTCGCCGAACCGCTGCTCCGTACGCTCGCCGCCCGCCCTCCTGCCGTGCCGTACCGTACGCCGCTGGCCGCCCCCGTCCACGGGCATCCGCGGGACACCCGGCTCGTCCCGGTGGCCTACCGCGAGGACGAACGGCACGGTCTGATGGCGATGCCGCTGCACTTTCACGGCCCTGCCATGCTGCGCGGAATCGCCGCCGCCGATGCGCTGGCCGTCGTCCCGCCCGGTGGCGCGGAGCGCGGCACCGAACTCGAACTCCTGGAACTTCCCTGGTCGGCCGGGGCGTCAGCGGGTTGGTCGACGGGCTGGACCGCCTCGGGGGACGGGTAG
- a CDS encoding potassium channel family protein: MSDQQQPRRGTGRFSILRSLWSRTRTEAKDDTEAGRSIVMPAQGMAPPLQQVLRRLAMALGVLALTTLLVWFDRAGYRDSAHRDVDFLGAAYYATVTLSTTGYGDITPVSDGARLTNILVITPLRVLFLIILVGTTLEVLTARTRHQVRIHRWRSRMRDHVVVIGYGTKGRHTIQTLIGQGVPKEQIVVVDPQKTVVDAASSDGFVGVHGDATRSDTLTRAELQRAARVVVATQRDDTAALVTLTARQLNTHASIVVAVREDENVPLLKQSGADMVITSSSAAGRLLGMSMASPYVGTVLEDLLTYGRGLDLDERPVTRSEAGRSPRELADLVVAVVRGHRVLNYSDPQAATLELTDRVITIRQAVPSS; this comes from the coding sequence ATGAGCGACCAGCAGCAACCGCGCCGCGGGACGGGCCGTTTCTCCATCCTCCGCTCCCTCTGGTCCCGCACCCGGACCGAGGCCAAGGACGACACCGAGGCCGGCCGCTCCATCGTCATGCCCGCCCAAGGCATGGCGCCGCCCCTCCAACAGGTCCTGCGGCGGCTGGCGATGGCGCTCGGCGTACTGGCCCTCACGACGCTGCTCGTCTGGTTCGACCGCGCCGGCTACCGCGACAGCGCCCACCGCGACGTCGATTTCCTCGGTGCGGCCTACTACGCGACGGTCACCCTCTCGACCACCGGCTACGGCGACATCACCCCGGTCAGCGATGGCGCACGACTGACCAACATCCTGGTCATCACGCCGCTCCGCGTACTGTTCCTGATCATCTTGGTCGGCACCACGCTCGAAGTCCTCACCGCGCGCACCCGGCACCAGGTACGCATTCACCGTTGGAGGTCCCGAATGCGAGATCACGTCGTCGTCATCGGGTACGGGACGAAGGGCCGCCACACCATCCAGACGCTGATCGGTCAGGGCGTCCCGAAAGAGCAGATCGTCGTTGTCGACCCGCAGAAGACCGTCGTGGACGCCGCCAGCAGCGACGGCTTCGTGGGCGTCCACGGCGACGCGACCCGCTCCGACACACTGACCAGAGCCGAGTTGCAGCGTGCCGCGCGCGTGGTCGTGGCCACCCAGCGCGACGACACCGCGGCCCTGGTGACCCTGACGGCACGGCAGCTCAACACACACGCCTCGATCGTGGTGGCGGTCCGGGAGGACGAAAACGTACCGTTGCTGAAGCAGAGCGGCGCCGACATGGTCATCACGAGTTCCAGTGCGGCGGGGCGGCTGCTCGGTATGTCCATGGCCAGCCCGTACGTCGGCACGGTCCTGGAGGATCTGCTCACCTACGGGCGCGGGCTGGATCTCGACGAGCGACCGGTGACCAGGAGCGAGGCGGGCCGCTCGCCCCGGGAGCTCGCTGATCTTGTGGTGGCGGTCGTACGGGGGCACCGGGTGCTGAACTACAGCGATCCGCAGGCCGCGACGCTCGAACTCACCGACCGCGTGATCACCATCCGGCAGGCGGTGCCGAGCAGCTGA
- a CDS encoding NAD(P)H-quinone oxidoreductase → MRAITIPEPGGPEALVWAEVPDPQPAEGEVLIEVVASAVNRADLLQRQGFYDPPPGSSPYPGLECAGRIIGLGPGVHGWAVGDEVCALLAGGGYAEKVAVPAGQVLPVPNGLDLVSAAALPEVTCTVWSNVFMIAHLRPGETLLVHGGASGIGTMAIQLAKAVGARVAVTAGGPEKLARCAELGADILIDYREQDFVQEIRKATDGTGADVILDIIGAKYLQRNIKALAVSGRLAVIGLQGGVKAELNLAALMAKRAAITGAGLRARPLNEKAAIVAAVREHVWPLIGNGQVRPIVDRTLAMPDAAEAHRIVEDSAHVGKVVLTL, encoded by the coding sequence ATGCGAGCGATCACTATCCCGGAGCCCGGTGGACCCGAAGCACTTGTCTGGGCGGAGGTGCCCGATCCGCAGCCCGCCGAGGGCGAGGTCCTGATCGAGGTCGTGGCGAGCGCCGTGAACCGCGCCGACCTGCTCCAGCGCCAGGGCTTCTACGACCCGCCGCCGGGATCCTCCCCGTATCCGGGGCTGGAGTGCGCGGGGCGGATCATCGGGCTCGGACCCGGCGTGCACGGCTGGGCCGTCGGTGACGAGGTGTGCGCGCTGCTGGCGGGCGGCGGATACGCGGAGAAGGTCGCAGTCCCGGCCGGGCAGGTCCTGCCCGTGCCGAACGGCCTGGATCTGGTCTCGGCTGCCGCGCTGCCCGAGGTGACCTGCACGGTCTGGTCGAACGTCTTCATGATCGCGCATCTGCGGCCCGGCGAGACGCTGCTGGTCCACGGCGGTGCCAGCGGCATCGGCACCATGGCGATCCAGCTCGCCAAGGCGGTCGGTGCGCGGGTCGCGGTCACCGCCGGCGGCCCCGAGAAGCTGGCCCGCTGCGCCGAGTTGGGCGCGGACATCCTCATCGACTACCGCGAGCAGGACTTCGTCCAGGAGATCCGCAAGGCCACCGACGGCACGGGCGCGGACGTCATCCTCGACATCATCGGTGCGAAATATCTGCAGCGGAACATCAAGGCGCTGGCGGTCAGTGGACGGCTGGCCGTCATCGGGCTGCAGGGCGGGGTGAAGGCGGAGCTGAATCTCGCCGCCCTGATGGCGAAGCGCGCCGCGATCACCGGCGCCGGGCTGCGGGCCCGCCCGCTGAACGAGAAGGCGGCCATCGTCGCCGCCGTGCGGGAGCATGTCTGGCCGCTGATCGGTAACGGACAGGTGCGGCCGATCGTGGACCGTACGCTCGCGATGCCCGACGCCGCCGAGGCGCACCGCATCGTGGAGGACAGTGCGCATGTCGGCAAGGTCGTGCTGACGCTCTGA
- a CDS encoding bacterial proteasome activator family protein translates to MDMPMNERSQENPHVLVVGPDGMALGSSGGGGDGDEPRETPVTDMVEQPAKVMRIGSMIKQLLEEVKSAPLDEASRVRLKEIHASSVKELEDGLAPELVEELERLSLPFTDESVPTDAELRIAQAQLVGWLEGLFHGIQTALFAQQMAARAQLESMRRALPPGAVPMDGEEGNPGQGGARSGPYL, encoded by the coding sequence ATGGATATGCCGATGAATGAACGGTCACAGGAAAATCCGCACGTCCTGGTGGTCGGCCCGGACGGCATGGCACTCGGCAGCTCCGGTGGCGGGGGCGATGGCGACGAGCCCCGTGAGACCCCCGTGACGGACATGGTGGAACAGCCTGCGAAGGTCATGCGCATCGGCAGCATGATCAAGCAGTTGCTGGAGGAGGTGAAGTCCGCGCCTCTGGATGAGGCGAGCCGGGTCCGGCTCAAGGAGATCCATGCCAGCTCGGTCAAGGAGCTGGAGGACGGGCTGGCTCCCGAGCTGGTCGAGGAGCTGGAGCGGCTGTCGCTGCCGTTCACCGATGAATCGGTGCCGACGGATGCGGAGCTGCGGATCGCCCAGGCTCAGCTGGTGGGCTGGCTGGAGGGCCTTTTCCACGGTATCCAGACCGCATTGTTCGCTCAGCAGATGGCCGCCCGTGCGCAGCTGGAGTCGATGCGCCGTGCGCTGCCGCCCGGCGCGGTTCCGATGGACGGCGAAGAGGGCAATCCCGGCCAGGGCGGCGCCCGCTCGGGCCCGTACCTCTAA
- a CDS encoding protein kinase domain-containing protein encodes MSQDGAQGQFEGRSVGGGRYQLRDLLGAGGMASVHLAYDSVLDREVAIKTLHTELGREQAFRERFRREAQSVAKLTHTNIVSVYDSGEDELDGGMVPYIVMEYVAGQPLRSDLDNDIAQHGAMPTEKALKITADVLAALEVSHEMSLVHRDIKPGNVMLNKRGVVKVMDFGIARAMQSGVTSMTQTGMVVGTPQYLSPEQALGRAVDARSDLYSVGIMLFELLTGQLPFDADSPLAIAYAHVQEEPPVPSSINSSLPPAVDALVARALKKNPNERFPTSEAMRDECLRIVGSGQSGATPLIIGEGPRARTSGASVSSAVFPTASGNPHTPAPPSVQQPYQPTQAAGFGPSTPTPPNNGYPTPPPQNSGYPTPAPGPVPGPAPFNSGGFQPPTYSPPPVTASMPPTGGPARRKNNSAVVVISAIVGVIVVTAIAISIGLSAGSEENHGGGDTPSPVYSGGDITPASPPDNVKPEDKTATILMSECTNPTKDFSDKSKILIPSFRFKNLGSVEKCIEAAGWKYKIVSHEDSALWGKNTVTSQRPAGFSSWRPNKGDPIELTVSTGRNG; translated from the coding sequence ATGAGCCAGGACGGCGCTCAGGGCCAATTCGAGGGCCGTTCGGTCGGCGGAGGACGTTACCAGCTTCGTGATCTTCTGGGCGCCGGTGGCATGGCCTCCGTGCACCTCGCTTACGACAGCGTGCTGGACCGCGAGGTCGCGATCAAGACGCTGCACACCGAGCTCGGCCGCGAGCAGGCCTTCCGTGAGCGCTTCCGGCGTGAGGCCCAGTCCGTGGCGAAACTCACGCACACCAATATCGTCTCGGTCTACGACTCCGGCGAGGACGAGCTCGACGGCGGCATGGTGCCGTACATCGTCATGGAGTACGTCGCGGGCCAGCCGCTGCGCTCCGATCTGGACAACGACATCGCCCAGCATGGCGCGATGCCGACGGAAAAAGCCTTGAAGATCACGGCCGATGTGCTGGCCGCGCTCGAGGTCAGCCATGAGATGAGCCTGGTCCACCGGGACATCAAGCCCGGCAACGTCATGCTGAACAAGCGCGGCGTGGTCAAGGTCATGGACTTCGGCATCGCCCGCGCCATGCAGTCCGGCGTGACATCCATGACCCAGACCGGCATGGTCGTGGGCACTCCGCAGTACCTGTCGCCCGAGCAGGCCCTCGGCCGGGCCGTGGACGCCCGCTCCGACCTCTACTCCGTCGGCATCATGCTCTTCGAGCTGCTGACCGGTCAGCTGCCGTTCGACGCCGACTCCCCGCTCGCCATCGCCTACGCCCACGTCCAGGAAGAGCCCCCGGTCCCGTCGAGCATCAACAGCTCGCTGCCGCCGGCCGTGGACGCGCTGGTGGCCCGCGCACTGAAGAAGAACCCCAACGAGCGGTTCCCCACCTCCGAGGCGATGCGGGACGAGTGCCTGCGGATCGTCGGATCCGGGCAGTCCGGTGCCACGCCACTGATCATCGGCGAGGGCCCGCGGGCGCGCACCAGCGGCGCTTCGGTCTCCTCCGCGGTGTTCCCCACCGCCTCCGGCAACCCGCACACCCCGGCCCCGCCGAGCGTGCAGCAGCCGTATCAGCCGACGCAGGCGGCCGGGTTCGGCCCGTCGACGCCGACGCCGCCGAACAACGGCTACCCGACGCCCCCGCCGCAGAACAGCGGCTACCCGACGCCCGCGCCGGGTCCCGTTCCGGGGCCGGCGCCCTTCAACTCGGGTGGCTTCCAGCCGCCGACGTACAGCCCGCCGCCCGTGACGGCCTCGATGCCGCCGACCGGTGGCCCGGCGCGACGCAAGAACAACTCCGCGGTGGTCGTCATCTCGGCGATAGTCGGCGTGATCGTGGTCACCGCGATCGCGATCAGCATCGGCCTGAGCGCCGGCTCGGAAGAGAACCACGGCGGTGGCGACACCCCGTCGCCGGTCTACTCCGGCGGCGACATCACGCCGGCCTCGCCGCCCGACAACGTCAAGCCGGAAGACAAGACGGCGACGATCCTGATGTCCGAGTGCACCAACCCGACCAAGGACTTCAGCGACAAGAGCAAGATCCTCATCCCTTCGTTCCGTTTCAAGAACCTGGGCTCGGTGGAGAAGTGCATCGAGGCCGCGGGCTGGAAGTACAAGATCGTCTCGCATGAGGACAGCGCGCTCTGGGGCAAGAACACCGTCACCAGTCAGAGGCCGGCCGGCTTCAGCTCGTGGCGCCCGAACAAGGGCGACCCCATCGAGCTGACCGTGTCGACCGGCCGCAACGGCTGA